From a single Apium graveolens cultivar Ventura chromosome 2, ASM990537v1, whole genome shotgun sequence genomic region:
- the LOC141686705 gene encoding uncharacterized protein LOC141686705, with protein sequence MYMERKFTKFGDLLSILLVAEQNHELVIKNYQSRPKGSTPLPEVNNMSFQQNVRGKGYRGGRGQGRYHGRGRSHEHFRPYNNSGHRKWQYESQSKRKASRGGKTENICYMCGMDGHWTRNCHAPNHLVKLYQSSQKSKEKMVETNFANNNIDDFPRITTGGISMNGLDESNETPIWEAED encoded by the coding sequence ATGTACATGGAGCGCAAATTTACTAAGTTCGGGGATCTTCTATCAATTCTCCTCGTTGCTGAACAGAATCATGAATTGGTGATTAAGAATTATCAATCCCGTCCAAAAGGATCTACCCCATTACCTGAAGTAAATAACATGTCATTCCAGCAGAATGTACGTGGAAAAGGGTATAGAGGTGGACGAGGCCAAGGTCGGTACCATGGACGAGGTCGGAGCCACGAGCATTTTCGTCCATATAACAACTCTGGTCACCGGAAGTGGCAATATGAATCACAGAGTAAAAGAAAGGCATCACGAGGAGGAAAAACTGAAAATATTTGCTATATGTGCGGCATGGATGGGCACTGGACACGTAATTGTCATGCCCCAAATCATCTTGTTAAGTTGTACCAATCTTCTCaaaaatcaaaagagaaaatggTAGAAACAAATTTCGCCAACAATAACATAGATGATTTCCCGAGAATCACAACTGGAGGAATAAGTATGAATGGTCTGGATGAATCTAACGAAACTCCCATTTGGGAGGCTGAAGATTAG
- the LOC141705865 gene encoding putative carboxylesterase 18: protein MEGTTVPSPALPLKTRIAISVAGFITDLTRRPNGTVNRRLLNALNIRAPTYPDPVFGFKSYDITVDRTRNLWCRVYLPLTQDSEPAHLPVIFFFHGGGFVYLSADSRNYDAVCRRFCKKIPAVMVSVNYRLAPEYRHPAQYNDGFDAMKYIDENNKKEKILPEYADMSCCFLVGDSAGGNIAHHVAVKAAGYSFQHLKVLGLVAIQPFFGGEERTEAEKRLVKAPIVNISRTDWMWKAILPDSDRDHEAINVSGPRAVNISALPDFPATMVVVGGFDILQDWQRRYYEWLKSHNKEAVILEYPTMVHAFYVFPELLEAGYLIGEIRQFVHNLMSKTDKGIPYVSAG from the exons ATGGAAGGAACAACAGTACCATCCCCAGCCCTTCCATTGAAAACCCGAATAGCAATCTCCGTCGCAGGCTTCATCACCGACCTAACACGCCGTCCAAATGGCACCGTCAACAGGCGCCTCCTAAACGCTCTCAACATCAGAGCTCCAACGTACCCTGACCCCGTCTTCGGCTTCAAATCCTACGATATCACCGTTGACAGAACCCGAAACCTATGGTGTAGGGTTTACTTACCATTAACCCAAGACTCGGAGCCAGCTCACCTGCCCGTAATTTTCTTTTTCCATGGCGGTGGCTTTGTTTATCTGAGTGCTGATAGTAGGAACTACGACGCCGTTTGCCGGAGATTTTGCAAGAAAATTCCGGCGGTAATGGTGTCTGTGAATTATAGGTTGGCGCCGGAATACAGACATCCGGCGCAGTATAATGATGGGTTTGATGCGATGAAATATATAGACGAGAATAATAaaaaggaaaagatattgccgGAATATGCTGACATGTCATGTTGTTTTTTAGTCGGAGATAGCGCCGGAGGAAATATTGCTCATCATGTGGCTGTGAAAGCAGCGGGGTACTCGTTTCAACATCTCAAG GTACTAGGACTGGTGGCGATTCAACCATTTTTCGGGGGAGAAGAAAGAACAGAAGCCGAAAAAAGGCTAGTAAAGGCTCCAATTGTTAACATTTCAAGAACAGACTGGATGTGGAAGGCAATCTTGCCAGACTCGGACCGCGATCACGAAGCAATCAACGTTAGCGGTCCGAGGGCAGTTAACATATCAGCATTGCCAGATTTTCCAGCCACAATGGTGGTTGTAGGTGGTTTTGATATATTACAAGACTGGCAAAGGAGATACTATGAGTGGCTTAAAAGTCACAATAAAGAAGCAGTTATATTAGAGTATCCAACAATGGTACATGCGTTTTATGTGTTTCCTGAGTTGCTTGAAGCTGGTTATTTGATTGGAGAGATCAGACAATTTGTTCACAATCTCATGAGTAAAACTGACAAGGGCATTCCCTATGTCTCCGCCGGATAA
- the LOC141707122 gene encoding uncharacterized protein LOC141707122 translates to MPPELSQWDRNDVFRKNERVWNGNVGPRWRDRDRERDRDRDRDRDRERDLRLFRDRHWGFNEFRRPNGYGKQGWQTFTEDFARGPGPYRPNRRFFDDGSCFPIEKYGRDSSSDIRGGSLGQRDWRGHFWDAVPGPHSNGCANMPAHASMKRSADDMLSYNSYPYPHIGNSWDQFYLKDQHYNNSAASSRRRFGRKNSVGLNAQKPLKVTRSGSLYSRGCGIGHSSSPKSSGLENGEDKVPSHLQNPSPLHSHSGNSATGATIAPSEETISRDCGISHSSSPKSLRLNSGEIKVPVHPQDPSLVHYLTGDTFAYATSTPAEETYSSGCGLSHSSSPKSLGLDSAEIKVPLNLQNPSPGLSFLKKTASCAAYAPDEEANSRKKPRLGWGEGLAQFEKIINGSTDTAENDGMIESPKSHSKNYTEPVYSHNSVVALRSSRVQCITEFPSPVTPSTAFCSSPGDDELSVKAVEVDASNLCSSPCPESQNQRDGIDFNLENLDVNGLVTFSSSPSELLPFNNVHPVESDFMRSAEMSKLLVVKADIAKKVEIIESEIDLLENELKTVISDTGNVSTCPTSSSPLQVKCNLNPLEELCASNLIAKPAPLVPNCFGDMMKMSPGGLEGELEESRNVKIDSLGTAASEVAEPLLAGMYFSGKTHKLGESTSNADRSDRKGKSIVHGVKEENCKQIASSRGCLLSVDIKLHGECMSYDLLIASNKDSAHRAAKVISKLLPTNRLVVDHLSFDVSPCWKKKALVKEKLALRKRFLRFKERVITLKYRALKLLWKEDMLRLFTSGSYMFRKKFELSSPVVSRTKPKQRSFIRARISSRAMIPSLVPTSKVINFASRLLGDSDMKLYSSALKMPPLILDNKEKKASRFISNNGLVEDPSTAEKERCMVNPWTSKEKEIFLDRLTTFGKDFRKIASFLDHKTTADCVEFYYKNHKSDCFQRTKKKTEFPKQGKSCLISNFLVTSGKRQASISNAASLDMLGAASVIVTHVEDKLTDEQKCSREVFGTCNSKTLGDVGICKKSSNPDVLGNERESIAADVLDGICGSLSTEAMSSCVTSSMDFGEGYQERKSLRSSVRRPLTPEGTHNVVSETCLDESCGEIDPTDWTDDEKSSFIQAVMSYGKDFTMISQFVRTRSSDQCKVFFSKTRKCLRLDKVMHYNQRAPASDDAKGSVCGDNPNACVVETICNEKSGSRIAEDQLSSNFKENLNGRQPSRTAKMQADFYHTEEHKQMKKLDVEDIERSSDNLVSTNYAEEKAELDLDAGNNIENCRHLATLAVQDIKTGSRGADSKILLNDAIAREDIKADGEVCGNTSGTENLGHEILMPSRNLSGEDAGFADVNSSSLSAIRCAIQGTKTNSSDRSSFLAVAKNPLAKGVLGGENANANLLNSSRKPPIVSSKQCSSCKSHNPVVQSRKRLDHDMASQFDSRKFSNKQNSVKTEKYHKHFCGNFSMDLVDLPQISMGCPVSIMMKNGINGGPSCTKAVSARSKLNAVEHFSAQRYPLQKCNSSKHLDAESELHCMSQYQSKDLSERSFGFRA, encoded by the exons ATGCCGCCGGAATTATCTCAGTGGGACCGGAACGACGTGTTCCGGAAGAATGAGAGGGTTTGGAATGGAAACGTAGGCCCCCGGTGGCGAGATAGAGATAGGGAGAGAGATAGAGATAGAGATAGAGatagagatagagagagagattTGCGTTTGTTTCGGGATCGGCATTGGGGATTTAACGAGTTTCGTAGACCTAACG GTTATGGTAAGCAGGGTTGGCAAACATTTACTGAAGATTTTGCTCGTGGGCCTGGACCTTATAGGCCAAATAGAAGGTTTTTTGATGATGGCAGCTGTTTTCCAATTGAGAAATATGGGAGAGATAGCAGCAGCGACATCAGGGGTGGTTCCCTTGGTCAGAGAGACTGGAGAGGACATTTTTGGGATGCAGTACCCGGACCACATTCAAATGGCTGTGCCAATATGCCAGCTCATGCGAGCATGAAGAGGTCAGCTGATGACATGCTGTCATATAACTCTTATCCTTATCCACACATCGGGAACAGTTGGGATCAGTTCTACTTGAAAGATCAGCATTATAATAACAGCGCAGCAAGTAGCCGTCGAAGATTCGGACGAAAGAATTCAGTTGGCTTGAATGCTCAGAAGCCTCTCAAAGTGACCCGTTCTGGAAGCTTGTATTCACGTGGCTGTGGTATTGGCCATTCAAGTAGTCCCAAAAGCTCAGGTTTAGAAAATGGCGAGGACAAAGTTCCCTCACATTTGCAGAATCCATCACCCTTACATTCCCATTCGGGGAACTCTGCTACTGGTGCAACTATTGCTCCTTCTGAAGAAACAATTTCACGTGACTGTGGTATTAGCCATTCGAGTAGTCCTAAAAGTTTGCGTTTAAATTCCGGTGAGATTAAGGTTCCCGTACATCCTCAGGACCCTTCACTTGTACATTACCTTACAGGGGACACTTTTGCTTATGCAACTTCTACTCCTGCTGAAGAAACATATTCAAGTGGCTGTGGACTTAGCCATTCAAGTAGCCCTAAAAGCCTGGGTTTAGATTCTGCTGAGATTAAGGTTCCCTTGAATCTTCAGAATCCGTCACCTGGACTTTCCTTTTTAAAGAAGACTGCTTCTTGTGCAGCTTATGCTCCTGATGAAGAAGCTAATTCGCGGAAGAAGCCGCGTCTTGGATGGGGAGAAGGGCTTGCACAATTTGAGAAGATAATCAACGGGTCCACTGACACTGCAGAGAATGATGGAATGATAGAATCCCCAAAGTCCCATTCTAAGAATTATACAGAACCTGTATATTCTCACAACTCAGTTGTGGCTCTTAGAAGCTCTAGAGTCCAATGTATCACAGAATTCCCATCTCCTGTTACTCCTTCAACTGCATTCTGTTCATCACCAG GCGATGACGAATTATCTGTCAAAGCGGTGGAAGTTGACGCTTCTAATTTATGCAGTTCTCCCTGTCCAGAATCTCAAAATCAGAGAGACGGTATAGATTTTAATTTAGAGAATTTAGATGTTAATGGACTTGTGACTTTTAGTTCTTCACCTAGTGAATTGCTTCCATTCAATAATGTACATCCCGTGGAATCTGATTTTATGAGATCTGCTGAGATGAGCAAGTTGCTGGTAGTGAAAGCCGACATCGCAAAGAAAGTGGAAATCATTGAGTCTGAGATTGATTTACTTGAAAATGAACTGAAGACAGTGATTTCTGACACTGGAAATGTTAGTACCTGTCCCACATCTTCTAGTCCTCTGCAGGTGAAGTGCAACTTGAATCCTTTGGAAGAACTATGTGCTTCTAATTTAATTGCCAAACCTGCTCCTCTGGTACCAAATTGTTTTGGAGACATGATGAAGATGTCACCTGGTGGCTTGGAGGGGGAgctggaagaatccagaaatgTGAAGATTGATAGTTTAGGAACTGCGGCATCTGAGGTTGCTGAACCCCTTTTAGCAGGAATGTATTTTTCTGGGAAAACACATAAACTTGGTGAGAGTACTTCGAATGCGGATAGAAGTGACAGAAAAGGAAAATCTATTGTACATGGTGTGAAGGAGGAAAATTGCAAGCAAATTGCAAGTAGTAGGGGCTGTTTGCTTTCAGTTGACATTAAGTTACATGGAGAATGTATGTCATATGATTTACTGATAGCTTCTAACAAAGATTCTGCACATAGAGCTGCTAAAGTAATTAGTAAGTTATTGCCAACGAATCGATTGGTCGTCGACCATTTGAGCTTTGATGTTAGTCCTTGCTGGAAAAAGAAAGCACTTGTCAAGGAAAAGCTTGCGCTGAGGAAGCGTTTCTTGAGGTTTAAGGAGCGAGTTATAACCCTTAAGTACAGAGCATTGAAGCTTCTGTGGAAGGAAGATATGCTCCGACTCTTTACTAGTGGATCCTATATGTTTCGGAAGAAGTTTGAATTGAGCTCGCCTGTGGTGTCTCGTACTAAACCAAAACAGAGGTCCTTCATTCGTGCTCGAATATCGTCTCGTG CCATGATTCCAAGTTTGGTCCCTACTTCAAAGGTAATTAATTTTGCAAGCAGGCTGCTAGGAGATTCCGACATGAAGCTATACAGCAGTGCTCTAAAGATGCCTCCTTTAATACTGGACAATAAGGAGAAAAAAGCTTCAAGGTTTATTTCAAATAATGGATTAGTGGAAGATCCCTCTACTGCTGAGAAGGAAAGGTGTATGGTTAACCCTTGGACATCAAAGGAAAAGGAAATTTTCCTGGATAGATTGACTACTTTTGGAAAAGACTTCAGGAAAATTGCGTCATTTCTTGATCACAAAACAACTGCCGACTGTGTTGAGTTTTACTATAAGAACCACAAATCAGATTGTTTTCAGAGAACAAAGAAAAAGACAGAATTTCCGAAGCAGGGAAAATCCTGTTTAATAAGTAATTTCCTGGTTACCTCTGGTAAACGACAGGCTAGCATCAGTAATGCTGCTTCTCTTGACATGTTAGGTGCAGCCTCAGTAATTGTGACTCATGTCGAAGACAAGTTAACTGACGAGCAGAAATGTTCAAGAGAGGTCTTTGGCACGTGTAATTCCAAAACACTGGGTGATGTTGGAATTTGTAAGAAGTCAAGTAATCCTGATGTATTGGGTAATGAAAGAGAAAGTATAGCAGCTGATGTGTTGGATGGCATATGTGGTTCCTTATCGACTGAAGCTATGAGCTCTTGTGTTACAAGTTCTATGGACTTTGGAGAGGGGTACCAAGAGAGGAAGAGCCTACGCTCTTCAGTAAGACGACCATTGACACCTGAGGGCACTCATAATGTTGTCAGTGAAACATGTTTAGATGAGAGTTGTGGTGAAATAGATCCTACCGATTGGACTGATGATGAGAAGTCTAGCTTCATTCAGGCTGTCATGTCCTATGGGAAGGATTTTACAATGATTTCACAGTTTGTTAGAACGAGGTCTAGTGATCAGTGCAAGGTTTTCTTTAGCAAAACCAGGAAGTGCCTTAGGCTTGATAAGGTGATGCATTACAACCAGCGTGCACCCGCAAGTGACGATGCTAAAGGCAGTGTTTGTGGTGACAACCCAAATGCTTGTGTTGTGGAGACTATTTGCAATGAGAAATCAGGATCCAGGATAGCTGAAGACCAACTTTCATCTAATTTCAAGGAAAATCTTAATGGACGTCAGCCTTCTAGAACTGCAAAGATGCAAGCTGACTTTTATCACACAGAAGAGCACAAGCAGATGAAAAAGTTAGATGTTGAAGATATTGAGCGTAGCTCAGATAATCTTGTCTCTACCAACTATGCAGAGGAGAAAGCAGAACTGGACTTGGATGCTGGCAATAATATTGAAAATTGTCGTCATCTGGCGACTCTTGCAGTGCAGGATATTAAGACTGGATCTCGAGGAGCTGATTCAAAAATTCTACTGAATGATGCAATTGCTCGAGAAGATATCAAAGCCGATGGAGAGGTTTGTGGTAATACTTCAGGAACTGAAAATTTAGGACATGAAATTCTAATGCCCTCTCGTAATTTGAGTGGTGAAGATGCTGGATTTGCTGATGTCAACTCGAGTAGTTTGAGCGCCATTAGGTGTGCTATACAAGGTACAAAGACTAACTCATCTGACAGAAGTTCTTTTCTTGCTGTTGCTAAAAATCCTTTGGCAAAAGGTGTCCTCGGTGGTGAAAATGCAAATGCGAATTTGTTAAATTCTTCACGAAAGCCTCCTATTGTTTCCTCAAAGCAATGTAGTTCTTGTAAGTCGCATAATCCTGTGGTCCAGAGTAGAAAAAGGCTTGATCATGATATGGCATCTCAGTTTGACTCTAGGAAGTTTAGTAATAAGCAAAATTCTGTTAAAACAGAGAAGTATCACAAACATTTCTGTGGAAATTTCTCAATGGATCTCGTCGACCTTCCCCAGATTTCTATGGGTTGTCCAGTGTCCATTATGATGAAGAATGGTATCAATGGTGGTCCCAGTTGCACAAAAGCAGTTTCAGCACGGAGTAAATTAAACGCGGTTGAACACTTTTCAGCTCAGCGCTACCCCCTCCAAAAGTGTAATAGTTCAAAACATCTGGATGCAGAGTCCGAGCTGCATTGTATGTCCCAGTACCAGTCGAAGGATCTTTCCGAGAGGAGTTTTGGATTTCGGGCTTGA